The genomic interval GCCATGTATTCTACTGCCTTCATTTTTTCTACATCAATTTCAGGGAATTTATTCTTGAATTTCTCTATTTCTTCAAGTTTTATTTCCTCTGCCTTTTGTCTTAAAGCCACAATAGTCGGCACTGAATCAAGAGATGACATCCATTTTACAAACTTTTCAACTTCTTCATCTATTATTTTTTCTGCTTTTTCTGCTTCTTTTTTTCTTTCGAGCATATTAGTGTCTACAACACCTTGTAAGTCATCTACATCATAAAGATATATGTTGTCTATTTTGTTTATTTCAGGATCTATATTCCTTGGCACCGAGATATCTATTACAAATACTGGCTTGTGCCTTCTTTCTTTCATTACCTTTTGCATCTGTTCTTTATGAAGGACATAGGTTGGCGCACCTGTTGAACATATAACTATGTCAGTGCATACCAGTTCATTTAAGAAATCTTCAAATCTTACTGCCTTTCCATTAAACTCCTTTGCCAGTTCACATCCGCGTTCGTATGTCCTATTTGCTACCTTGACTTCAGTAACACCATTGTTTACGAGGTGACGCGCTGCAAGTTCTGCCATTTCTCCTGCACCCAAGAGCATGAATGATTTTCCAGAAAGGTCTGTGAATATCTTTTTTGCAAGCTCAACGGCTGCAAAGCTTATGGATACTGCATTTTCAGCAATCCTTGTTTCTGTCCTTACCCTTTTTGCAGTAGATATTGCCTTTTTCATTAATTTATTCAGAAGGACGCCTGTTGTCTTTTTACTAAGTGCAAAATCAAAGGCATCTTTAAGCTGACCGAGTATTTGTGGCTCTCCTACAACCATGGAATCGAGGCTTGAAGCAACTCTTAATATATGTTTTATGGCATCAGTATCGGTGTGTATATAAAGAGATTTCTCAAAATCAGTTTTTTGTATATTATGGAATTCTGAAAGGAAATTTTTAATGTTCTCTACTGCTGATGCAGTGCTGCTTACGCATGTATAGAGTTCTACTCTGTTGCATGTTGACAGCACTGCAACTTCCTTTACCTCTGGTATTTTCTTTAAGCCAAAAACTCCCTCTTCGAGCTTATGCCCGTTGAAGGCAAGCTTTTCCCTTGTTTCAACATTAGCAGTTTTATGATTTAGTCCTATAATGAGAATTTTCATGAGAATGTATGCAGACTCTTCAAAAGTAGATTGACGCCAAAGAATGTAAAAAGTATTGTTAAAAACCCTATTATTGACAGAATAGCTGCCTTTTTCCCCCTCCATCCTGCAGTAAGTCTTACATGAAGGACAAGTGCATAGATAAACCATGTTATGAGTGACCAGACTTCTTTAGGATCCCATCTCCAGTAACTACCCCATGCACTTTCTGCCCATAGCGCTCCTGTAATTATGGCAAGGGTAAGGAGAGGAAATCCGATAGTAATAAGTCTATAATTTATCTCGTCCAGAACCTGGAGGCTTGGGAGTCTCTTGAAAAGTTCGCCTAAATGTTTTGATTTCAGATAATGTTCCTGTAGTAGGTACATTGTCCCTATACCGCATGCCACTGCAAATGCAGCATTTCCTAAAAAAGCCAGAAAGGTATGAACAGGAAGCCAGTAACTCTGGAGCACGGGTGTAAGAGGGCTGATTTCCCTTGGAAAGATTGATGAAGATAGCATTAAGATAAAGACTATGGGTAGGATAAATGCCCCTATTATACCAATTTTATATCTATGCTCAAGGAAGAAGAATATTAAAACAATGCACCATGCAAAAAAAGAAGACGCCTCATGCATACTTGTTATTGGCAATTGGCCTGCAGTAATATATCTGAAAACTATACTTATAGAATGTGTTGCAAATCCTGTTATAGTGATAAATAGCATCAGTCGAGAGGATTCTTTTCCACCTTTAAATATGTCAACAATACCTATAATTGTTGCAGCAAAATAAAAGGTGAGAGCTATTTCAAAAAATACAATGCCCATTAGAAGCAACCGAGTTCACAATTTTTTATTTTGATTTTCAGTTTATTTGCAGCCTTACCAATCTCTTTGTAATGGACTCCGAGTTCTTCAGCAATCTTTCTTGCATCGCTGCATGTAATCATGCCTTCATTAGACCGTGTTTTTAAAATGCTTTCTATTTCTTTTTTCCTTACTATCATTTCTATGCAGCCTATTAACTCGTGTATGTTTTTTGAAGAGTAATGCAATGGCCTTTTTTCAATAACAATATCAGCCTGTTTCAGCACCCTGCTGGCCGAAGGCTTAATGTTTTTATTAGAAACATTAGTTATAAATACTACAACATCAGGCTCTAAAAACTCAATTGCGCTATTGCCCTCGATGATTATACAGTCAAGATGAGAGAGTCTGCCAATTGCTATTGGCATGACATTATTTATCTCGTTTGCAGGTGATTGAACCCATAAGACCTCTTCTGCCCCAGCATCAAATAGCCTTCTGGTATCTTTATCTTTCTGATATAAAATATTTTTGTCATCTATAATCGATGTATAAAAGGCTGTTTTTGTATATTTTATAGCACCATATTTAGGTGAATGGGTGAATGGG from Dissulfurispira thermophila carries:
- the hemA gene encoding glutamyl-tRNA reductase produces the protein MKILIIGLNHKTANVETREKLAFNGHKLEEGVFGLKKIPEVKEVAVLSTCNRVELYTCVSSTASAVENIKNFLSEFHNIQKTDFEKSLYIHTDTDAIKHILRVASSLDSMVVGEPQILGQLKDAFDFALSKKTTGVLLNKLMKKAISTAKRVRTETRIAENAVSISFAAVELAKKIFTDLSGKSFMLLGAGEMAELAARHLVNNGVTEVKVANRTYERGCELAKEFNGKAVRFEDFLNELVCTDIVICSTGAPTYVLHKEQMQKVMKERRHKPVFVIDISVPRNIDPEINKIDNIYLYDVDDLQGVVDTNMLERKKEAEKAEKIIDEEVEKFVKWMSSLDSVPTIVALRQKAEEIKLEEIEKFKNKFPEIDVEKMKAVEYMATAIINKLIHPPTVALKEDTDDRDELIAMIKKLYGINGDENEE
- the ccsB gene encoding c-type cytochrome biogenesis protein CcsB → MGIVFFEIALTFYFAATIIGIVDIFKGGKESSRLMLFITITGFATHSISIVFRYITAGQLPITSMHEASSFFAWCIVLIFFFLEHRYKIGIIGAFILPIVFILMLSSSIFPREISPLTPVLQSYWLPVHTFLAFLGNAAFAVACGIGTMYLLQEHYLKSKHLGELFKRLPSLQVLDEINYRLITIGFPLLTLAIITGALWAESAWGSYWRWDPKEVWSLITWFIYALVLHVRLTAGWRGKKAAILSIIGFLTILFTFFGVNLLLKSLHTFS